The genomic window CTTGGTTATTTAATTTTCTACTTATATTAGATTATTATTTGCCATTGTTGATTGTGCTTATGAAATATTATCCATAGCTTGCCTatgagagaaggaagaaagaatcaCTTCTTCCTaagaagtggtatcaaagctatgGTTGGTGCCTACaaggtaattgataaaatttttgaataagtTATGGAGTTgaatacaattagaatgatgagTTTAAATGGTGGCAATTAGAGAACATAGAAGGGCAAGATACTAGACTTACTTTATTATAAGGAGATGTATGCTCCCTTGGAGGGTAATGATgccaagcctaaagatatgaccgATGAGAAGTAGAAACTTTTGAATCGACAATGTGTTGGCTTCATTTAGCAATGGTTGGATGACATTATTTATCACTATGTAGAGAATGAAACATCGACTAGTGTACTTTAGAAGAAGCTTGAAGATTTGTATGAGAGGAAAACTACTAACAACAAGCTTTACATATTTAAAAGATTTGTTAATTTGAAGTACAAGGAGGGCACACCAATGGTGGACCATTTGAATGAGATACAAAGTTTGGTGAATTAACTTACAATCATGAAAATGGTATAGGAAGATGAGTTCCAAGCATTACTACTCCTAAATTCACTTCTGGATAGTTATGAGACTTTGATAGTAACAATGAGCATGACTAAACTAGTTTGCTTGAGAATGAGACTAGAAGGAAGAATATAGATTCTTCACAATTACAAATTCTTGTCTCGGATAATAGAGGGAGGAGTAAAAGTTGTAATTCTcactatcaaaaaaaatctaaaggaagATCCAAGTCTAAAAAAGGCATACATTATTATAATTATAGTAAACCCAGCTATATAAAGAGGAATTGTAAATTtcttatgaagaagaagaaaaaggtgaaagcaAGCAAGAGGATAAGGACCACCATGATTTCTTTCGATGAAGAGTTAATTATTTTATTCATTTGTGATGAAACTTGCCTTGGCATTACAAACTAAGACTTGGATTGGGTCATTGATAGTGGTGCTTCATATCATGCGACCCCATGATTCAATTTCTTTACTTCTTACAAAATGAGTGATTTTGACTTTGTGAAGATGGGTAATAGTGGTATTTCAAAAATTGTAGGGATAGATGATGTATGTCTTGAAACTAGTTTGGGTACCAAGTTGATACTCAAAGATGTGAAGCATATTCTAAAGCTCCTTTGAACTAGATCTCCATCGAAAAATTGGATGATGAAGGCTTTCAAAATTGATTTATTAATGAGTGTTGGAAACTTATCAAGGATGCTATCATTATAGCAAGAGGGAGAAAATATTTTACACTTTATCGAATACAAGCTAAAATGTGCAAGAACCAAATTAATGTCTTGGAGAAAGAAACTACTATGGATTTATGGCACAAACGACTTGGTCATATGAGTGAGAAAGGTCGTCAAGTTCTTGCAAAGAAAGAATTTGTTATAGAAGTCAAAGGTGTGTCTTTGAACTGATGCATTCACGGTATTCTTGGCAAACAACATAGAATTTCCTTTATACATACTTCTAGAAAGTATGATTTATTGGAATCAGTTCATTCTGATGTTTGTGGATCCATGAGAATAAAATCCATTGGTGGTGCTACTTACTTTGTGACTTTTGTAAATGCTGCTTCTAGAAAGATATGGGCATATACTATGAAGAACAAAGATGAAGTTCTTAGCATTTTCAAGCACTTTCATGCTAAAGTTGAAAGGGAGACTGGAAAGCCTTTGAAGTGTATCCATATCAATAATAGTAGAAAATATAAAGGTCTATTTGCAGAATATTGTATTGACTATGATATTCGATGTGAGAAAAcacaatccatactcctcaacaTGATGATGTGGCAGAGAGGATGAATCATATAATTTGTAAGAAGATTTGGTATATGTCGTCACATGCCAAGTTATCAAAATCTTTTTGAGGAGAGGCTACGCACTCCGCTTGCTACTTAATCGATCTCCTTCAAAATCATTGAATGAAAATTATCTAGAAAAAGTTGGACCAGAAATGATGCCTCTTTCAAGCACTTGAGGGTGTTCAGATGCAAAGCATTTGTTCATGTGCCAAAAGGTCAAAAAATCAAGCTTAATAATAAGTCAAAGCCATGCATTTTCTTGGGATATGAAAGTGAAGAGTTTAGTTACAAACTTTGAGATCCGAAAGCAAAGAAGTCGGTTAAAAACTGAGATGTTATTTTCTTTGAAAACCAAActattaaagattttgaaaaagtgAAAACAATACAAGTTAGTGAAGATGAACTTGTTGATTTAAAGCCTATTTCTCCTCTAATGATTCATGATGAAGGGAGAGATGTCCTAGAAGACCAAGGTGAAATAATTTATAAAGATCCTCTCTTGAAATTGGTGATGATCAAGAAAAGCAACATCCCCAAGAATAACTACCATCAATGTCGCAACTAAGAAGGTCTATAAAATGCATCAACCTTCAAAGAAGTACTCTTCTAGCGAGTATGTGATATTTAGTGATGTAAAAATTTTCAAGAAGCATGGGTTCATGAACAAAGAGACAAGTGGCTACGCAAAAAGAAATTGACTTGATAAAGCTACCAAAGAGATAAAAAGCTTTGAAAAATAAATGGATATTCTGATTGAAAAATGATAGTGACAAGCAAGTCAGGTACAAGGCTCGGCTAGTTGTAAAAAGCTTTGAGCAACAAAATAGTATTGATTTTGATAAGATTTTCTTTTCGATTGTTAAGATGTCCTCTATCTGGATTATTCTAGGCCTTGTTGCATGTTTAAATCTAGAGCTAGAGCAACTAGATGTCAAGACTACTTTCCTTCATGATGACTTAAAGGAGAAAATCTACATGGAGCAACCTCAAGATTTTGTTGTCAAAGGCAAAGAGCACTTAATTTGCAAACTCAAGAAGAGCTTACATGGTTTGAAACAAGTCCCTTGTcaatggttcaaaaaatttaatgcatttaCGATGAGTCATGGATACAAAAGGATAAAAATAGATCATTGTATCTATGCTAAAAGATTTGAGAATGATGACTTTATTATTCTTTTGCTCTATATTAATGATATACTTTTAATTAATAAGAATATTGGAAAGATTTGAACGTTGAAGAAAGATTTAAGTAAGTCTTTtgacatgaaggatttgggtctgACAAAAAAAATCTTGGGCATGAAAATCAAGCATGATAGAGAAGCAAGAAAGTTAACAAACAAAGTATATTGAACAGGTACTTGACAAGTTTAATATGAAAAATGCTAAATCAGTTGGAATACCACTTGCGAGCTATTTTAAGTTGAGTTTGAAGCAAAGTCCTtcaaatgaaataaaaagaaataaatgaAGAATATTCTCTATTCCTCCACCGTAGGAAGCGGGATGTATGCCATGGTTTATACAAGATCGGATATAGTACATGCAGTTGGTGTCGTAAGTAGATTCCTTACAGACTTAGTAAAGAGTATTGGATAGCAGTGAAGTGAATAATAAGATACTTGAAAGATACATCCGATTTATATTTATGCTTCGGTAGCACAAAACCACTCTTGGTGGGTTATACGGATTCAATATGGCCAGTGATGTTAACACTAAGAGATCTATTTCGGATTACTTATTCATTTTGGAGGAGGACCTATATTATGGCGATCCTCAAAAATATGTTGCTCGTTCCACCACCGAAGCAAATTATATAGCCATCACCGAAGCTAGCAAAGAAATGATATGGTTGATGGATTTTTTGCAGAAATTGGACTTGGAGCAAGATGGGTATGTAATCTATTGTGATAGTCAAAATGCTGTTGATCTTAGTAAGAATACAACTTATCATACTAGGACAAAGCATATTGATGTTCGCTACCATTAGATCTGAGATATCTTGGAGAAGCAGTGGATAAAGATTATGAAGATCTCAATGGATCACAATCCATCGGGCATGATGACCAAGCCTCTTATAAAGGAGAAGCAAGAACTTTATAGGGACTTGGTGGGTGTAGGTGCATGGTGAGCATAGGCACTTGGGCATGGGGTTCACTAAGCAATGGGAGTCCACCTCATGGGTCTAGAGGGAGAAATTGTTGAGCTTACTATTTATATTTTGGCTAGTCCCATGTGAAGTGGCCCACACCATACTAATAGGTGTGAGGCATGAGTCTTATTTATCgggcatatatttttatatggtagcctatagaagaaaaaaaaaagagagagacaaaGAGAATAGatagagttttaattttttttatacaataaaaatttCTCATTCTTCTTAGATTGAAGTTCAAGATACAAGGATTTGATTCTTTTCACTCATTTtatctacaaaaatatttagtgCTTCTGAAAAGTTAAAGATTTCTCTCTTTAGATGTGTGTCTACAAACTTTGTAAGTTAGAAGcttgttgataatttttttgtagAGACTTTTTTGTGCTCTTGTATTATTTTATTACCGTGGATCTCTTATACTTTTCATATCATTATAATGATTACTGGATTCCCATTTGGTgtcatgtgatttttttttttttgaaaaatttttcacgtaaaaatttaatattttcattctcctgtttgattttctatttttatttaaattattaatttttattgttGACTGTAATTATGAAATATTATTCACAGCTTATCTAGGAGAAAAGGAATCACTTTTTCCTGACGAGCTGTTGCTTGCCTGCTTTCCATTACAAGTAAATGGCTCAAAATTCATGACACacagcagagagagagagagagagagagagagagagagaggtcttaGTCTTACGTGATGGTCTCCCCACGGTCGGAGACGGAGAAGTTGTTGCGGGTGAAGAAGGAGAGAATCTCTCCCGCCACCTGATTtggcgccgccgccgccgcctcccTCACAAACGTCTTCTGTACTATCTGCCATCCAAAATGGCAGCCTTTTTATCAGAAACCAAACAACTACCaaagaaaatgaaataaaaatatcgacTTTAAATCGAAGACCGAACCATGAGCAAAAAgacaaaggaagaaagaagaattccaaaagaaaaataatgataaaaaattctACAATTATCAAAGAAAAAGGAATAAAAATCTCAACTTTAGATCAAAGATGGAAGGATTACCAAAGGAAAAGCAATAAAAAACTCAACTTTAGATCGAAAATCCAACAATTCGAAGACAAAGGAAGAATTTGTCAGTATCGGAACAGAGGAGCATGGGGACCTTGGACTTGACGGAGCGCTTGATGAGGGACCAGAGACCGGGAACCGAGATCACAAACAGCCCCAGCGACGTGTAGTAGCTCGCCGGCGAGTACCCCACCTCGGCCGCCGCCATCGTCGCGGTCGGTGCTACCTCGAGGAGGAACATGGGgtcgtggaggagagagaggcggACCGCCGGCGAGACCCTGGGTCTCCCCGTAGGCCGGAGCCATGGAGCGGCTCGACCGGACCCGAACCGGCACGGTTCGAGCCGGTGGGAGAAGGCGGTGAGAAGTGGCGAAGGGAGGAGAGGCTTGGCCGCTGCCATTACTAACTGCAACATAGAAGATAAGAGAGCAGATTTCTTTCGCTGGCTCTCTCCCCCTTCTCCACCGGGTTCCCGGGGAAAGTTATTAAAAGGCccttggataaatttttatttgggaAAAGCCCTCGTTCTTTCCAAGATGGGGTCCATAGAGGGACACGTGGAAGTAGTTTTGTCCTCTAAGTGGGGTGCTATTGATTCGGTATCCACAGCGTTTGGGATGTAGGGATAAGTCTCCGAAACCAGAACTTTACACCTTAATTATGATATTGGCTTGAGGATTTAAGGTATAAAAACAATTGTTCCTTTAACAAAAATAATGATCTTGCTTGAGCCTTTTTAAATTaaccaaatttatatttataatcctTACAAAACTAATTgtttgcttaaaaaaaaaaaaaagcaaacaacAAACTCACTTCAATGATTTCTAGATTCAAAATTTGATCTCCAAAGTTACAATGGACAACAAAAACACGAGGAAGGCATTGGATCTTTGGAAGTGATGATATGGTATTTAAggaattctttatgcaccatatATGGTGCAAAAAATCGTGCATTGTGTGTTGTGATTAGATTACACATGGAATCGGAGACGAGtgcggaaaaaaaaaatttcgtggcCGCTCGCATGATCTAATCACCAtgcgtggtgcacaaagaatatttaaaataatataatattatttctacagaatattttattttttgatcttttgaaatattttcatgCTAGATTAGTATGAGCATCCACCCGTAACAAAAAAATAAGTATAATATTATgtattttccttcttttcttcttatttgCTAATGCACATGGATGTGCGTACAACAAATTAAGGTTTTTCCTCCCAGTTAAATGTTACCTAAATTGCttattatatattctcaaaaggaTTCAAATGGAGTCATAATACATTATACTATAGTAAATTTATTTAGTAGCAAGATTATTGAAAGCTAAGAAAATAGCAAATTCTAAAATAAAGCCCTTGATTGTTTTTTAAATTTCATTTTTTCAAAAGGGTGAGACCTGATACTATAATTACCGAAGATTGAATACTTCTAACCACACCATAGAGGACTTGAACTCAGAATCCTAGCTTCAGAGGTATGGCTGTGAAGATGCCCAACTCCCCCCACAAGCATAGCCCTTAGATAAAAGACCTTATAAGTAAGGATTATGAGGTGTAATGATATGGGAAAGGTGTCTAAACATAAACATAAAGATTTGAGGGCctaaatatgaaaaaaagaaacaaagataaAGAGTGAAAGGGAGCATGGAAGCCACGCTTCCACATATCTCTTCTACTTATATGCACTTCACACAAACAAAAAGTTCATTGTCAAATGACAATTACCCCCACTCTTCTACTCCCTTCTCTTATCCCTTCAAAAGAGcccaagagagagaggaggaaaacAGAAGAGAGCAATGGCCCTTCAAGCACCAGCAGCGCTCAGGTCCACCACCACAACCCCCAGAAGGATCATTCCATCCCTGCTATCTCCACCACCAAACCATACTGGCCTACGAGCACCCTCCGATCGCCATGCCCTTCGATCAGCCTTCTCCTCTCCCTCGGTCCAGCTCCTGCTGTCACCCCTTGGACAAGCTCCTGCCACTGCCCCGAGGTTCTCCATGCGCGTCGCCTCCAAGCAGGCCTACATCTGCCGCGACTGCGGGTCATATCCCTTCTCCCCACCAACCCAATTCTCCATTCTCCTCACCTTTCTTTTTACTTGTACCACATTGACTACTATTGCATTCAGATGTCTTAACTGTCATTTGTTTCTAAACTATGTGCAGTTACATATACAATGATAGAACACCCTTTGAGAAGCTTTCAGATAAGTATTTCTGCCCTGGTGAGTTGCATCCTTTTCTTCTCCATGTTCAGTTTCCTTCCTTTTTTATTCATGTGTCTTGTATGAGATTAAATCAATGAAGCTCTTTGACTGTTCTGAATCATTTTATCTAGTCAAGCTAAGGATGTTAATATGTGCTAAAATAGTATCATCTTTAATAGATAATTACTTCATGCCTTGTCCCTGATATATTTGGCTTCACCTTGATGGATCTTGACACTCCATTCCTTAAACATTTGATCTGTTTTTTTGCTTGGTTTCAGATCTCTTCTCTAAGCATCCCGCTGTCTTCTTCTTTCCAACCCCTTGGCATTTTAAAATACCATCTAATTGCTTCATAAGAAGATGCTCTATACATTCACCAGAGTAGACTGCAAGCAGCATGATCTTTATAGATTTCTACATAGTTTGACAAAACTTTTCCTCAAACACCAGATCAAGATAAAAAGATCAGTACTTATCCTCAGTACTCATCCGCCAAAAGAAACTGATCTTTTATCCTCGGCAGTTGAAATCTTACATATTTCTTTCCATGTTGAATTGGATAAAATTGAAGAGAGAATATGTAAAGAAATCTTACATATTTCTTTACACATTTCAACCCATGGCATTTTAGAATACCATCATAAGAAGATGTTCTATACATTCACCAACGTAAACTGCAAGCAACATGATCCTTATACATTTCTGCATAGTTTGACCAAACTTTTCCTCAATATCGGTTTATGGTGAAAAGACCAGTACTCATCCACCAAAAGAAACTGATCTTTTCCTGACatccaattaattttttatagtcTGTGGGGCTCCCAAACGGAGATTCAGGCCATATGAACCTGCAGTAACCAAGAATGCAAATGCCACAGATGTCCGTAAAGCCAGGAAGGCTCAGATGAAGAGAGATGAAAACATCGGGTAATTGTCTCCAAAAAATTGCCTCACTGCAAATAAATTTGGCTGGATCCCGAGTGTTCGGAAGCATATCTCACTTGTATCTATCATTCTTGATGCTTGTGCTCTCAGGAAAGCATTACCTGTTGCAATAGTGCTTGGAGTTGCAGGGCTAGCTGGCTTGTATTTCTACCTCAACAATGCCTACTAGGGTGAGCAAGGAGCAATATAAGGctcctcttttcttccttctgAAACTAGTTGAGTCAATATTAGTATTCATAATGTACTGTCATTTATAAAAACAGAATGAGTAAATGTACTTATGTTTCCAATTTCAAGTTATGAGGTTATTGTTGAACAAGCAAAAAAATCATATTTCTGTGATGAAGAAGACCAAGAAATAAAATTCAACTAGCTTATGATCTGAACAACAAAATACATGCCTGTCAGCAGAGAACTGTGAGAGGTTAATGACTGCATTTGCAAATATTTGCACATCAAATTTCTCAAATCAATGTCGTATGAGGCAagctaaataatataataaacttgaatgaaatgaaaaagcaCATAAAGCGATCTGATACTTCTATGCAACTCTTCTCAGGTTCACAGGATGGAAATCACCCTCCAAAAGCTGTCTTGACGTCATTCAATTTTCTTTGACAGCCGGTAAATCCTTTGTTCCTAGAAAAAGAAATAGATCAAGGATTGGGGAATAATAATTCCTGAGTACCTGAAGGAAGCATATACTACCAGTTTTGCATCTTATGTTCGATCCAATATCTGCAGCCTCAGGAATGCAATGTTAAAGGAAAGGGACTGCATTGTGCACAGATAAAATGATTTTCATTCATGAAATTACATGATATCAAAAAATTACAGAGGGTGCACATATTTACCCACTACAAGTGAAACATCTTATTGGCATCAAAGAGCTTCTCATTAAAACTCATGCAGATCGACATTACTGATATGAACCTTCACTCCCAAAGCAACTAACCATAAGAAAAAACAGTCAGCATCCCTGATATTTGTCATCTTACGCAATATCACAAACATTTGATAAACATAATTAATGTTCTTGAGAGCTCCAAGATTCCTGTTCTAGCTTTGGCAAAAGAAAACAAGTGGCATTGGATCATTCCTGGTGTGATTTAGTAGTGAATAATCTCGCTAATGATGGAAAGGTAAAACAAAATTGGAATTGCTGTGCAACAAAAGGCCAGGTACATTGTCTGAATGGCTGAGAAATTCTGACTTGCAAGCTCTTAAGAGTCGCACTCAAAACATCTCCAAACTTTCTTAGGCTTCAGTGTGCAGCAAGTACCTACTCCTGacctggatcttcttcttcttttcttctttgattaCTCAGATCCTAATGAAGTATTGGTGATCTGGCTGTCTGAACCAGAGGCATGAGAAGATCATTATGTGGACCTCATAGATATATCAGAATTCAGTGCACCATCCTCACGTCTCTTCTTCTTGGAATGCTGTGAGAATTCCATCCACCGTCCCATTTCGTCATGTGATAAAGTGCATCCCTACAGCCATCCAGACCACTCCATCCTTTTGTAACTCATTATCACTGATATCTTAAATTGCCTCTACAAGAAAATAAAGAccacaaaataattaaatcaagtcATTCACGAGCAGCACATACCAATATACAAGTTTTTCTGTCACAAACAAACTTGCGTCCACAAGATTCATGCAGAAAATAGCATGGACATGGCTAGATTAATTTTAATATCAGCAAAATTTTGGCAGA from Elaeis guineensis isolate ETL-2024a chromosome 9, EG11, whole genome shotgun sequence includes these protein-coding regions:
- the LOC105051106 gene encoding uncharacterized protein; this translates as MALQAPAALRSTTTTPRRIIPSLLSPPPNHTGLRAPSDRHALRSAFSSPSVQLLLSPLGQAPATAPRFSMRVASKQAYICRDCGYIYNDRTPFEKLSDKYFCPVCGAPKRRFRPYEPAVTKNANATDVRKARKAQMKRDENIGKALPVAIVLGVAGLAGLYFYLNNAY
- the LOC105051104 gene encoding protein COFACTOR ASSEMBLY OF COMPLEX C SUBUNIT B CCB1, chloroplastic gives rise to the protein MLQLVMAAAKPLLPSPLLTAFSHRLEPCRFGSGRAAPWLRPTGRPRVSPAVRLSLLHDPMFLLEVAPTATMAAAEVGYSPASYYTSLGLFVISVPGLWSLIKRSVKSKIVQKTFVREAAAAAPNQVAGEILSFFTRNNFSVSDRGETITFEGMMVPSRGQAALLTFCTCISLASVALVLSIAVPEGGNNWFWLMVLSPLAGAYYWKRASRKEEIEVKMMVAEDGNISEIVVRGDDQQVEQMRKELQLSEKGMIYVKGIFET